The DNA region TTGAATTTTTTGCCAGCTGTCCGAAAGGGCTGGAATACCTGCTGGCTCAGGAGCTGGAACAGCTCGGTGCGCAGACCGTGCAGGAAACGGTAGCCGGGGTCAGTTTCAGTGGTGGTCTGGAAGTCGCTTACCGTGGGTGCATGTGGTCCCGGCTGGCGAGCCGGATTCTGTTGCGGCTGGGTGAGATTAACAGTGCCACCAAAGAACAGCTCTACGATGGGGTAAAGTCTTTTGAGTGGGACGACCATCTGGACAGCAACAGCAGCTTCCGCATTGATTTTACGGGTTCAACGCCGGATATCAATCACACCCGCTTTGGCGCCCAGGTGGTGAAAGACGCCATTGTTGACCAGCTGCGCGATGAGCACGGCTGGCGCCCTTCGGTCAATGCCAGTAATCCGGACCTGCGGATCAATGTGCATGCCCGTGGTGAAAAAGCCTTTGTCTCTGTTGATCTTTCCGGACAGAGTCTGCATCAGCGTGGTTACCGGCTGGAAGCGGGTACTGCACCACTGAAAGAAAACCTGGCTGCTGCATTGCTGATTCGGGCTGGCTGGCAGGAGAAAATGAAAACAGGTGCCACTCTGGTTGACCCTATGTGTGGCTCTGGCACATTGCTGATCGAAGGTGCCATGATGATGGCGGACATTGCGCCCGGTCTGATGCGGGCGCGTTTTGGCTTTGACCGCTGGATGGGGCATGTGCCGAAAATCTGGATGAATATTCTGGAAGAAGCCCGTGAGCGCCGTAAGGTTGGGCTGGCGAATGTTCAGTCCAGTATCATTGGTTTTGAAGGGTTGTCGTCGGTTGCTCATCGGGCAAAAGCGAACCTCGAACGCATGGGGCTGTCCCGGCTGGTCAGTGTTCGTCAGCAGGAACTGAAAGATTTGCAGCTGGATGCGGATCTGCCGACCGGTCTGGTGATCTGTAACCCGCCTTATGGTGAACGTATGGGGGACGAAGCGAGCCTGGTGTACCTGTACCAGCATCTGGGCGAGAAGCTGAAGCAGAATTGTCCGGGCTGGGAAGCCGCTATCTTTACCGGTACGCCAGCACTTGTCCGCAGTCTGGGTATGGGGCCGAAAAAAACGTACTCCCTGTTTAACGGTGCGCTGCCGTGTAAATTGTTCCTGTACGATATTCGTGAAAAGCAGGAGCAGCCGGTTTCTGCCAGTGCTGAACAGAAATCTGCCTCTACTCCTTCCACCAACATCCCATCTGTCACTTTCCGTTCAGAAGGTGCCACGATGTTTGGCAACCGTTTGAAGAAAAACCTCCGAACCATTGGCAAGTGGGCGCGCAAAAGTAAAATCCAGTGTTACCGTCTGTACGATGCGGATATGCCGGAATATGCGGTGGCTGTCGATGTTTATGGTGACTGGGTGCATGTGCAGGAATACGCCGCACCGGCTTCCATCAATGAAGAAAAGGCGAAAGAGCGTCTGCTGGAAGCGCTGGGCGTGATCCCTGAGATTCTGGAAATTCCCCGAGAACATGTGGTTTTCAAACAACGTAAACGTCAGTCCGGAACCAGCCAGTACAACCGCGTGGATGAGGTGGGTCAGATGATGGAAGTTGAAGAAGGCGGTTGTCGTCTTCTGGTCAACCTGCGCGACTACCTGGATACCGGGTTGTTTCTGGATCACCGCCAGATGCGGCTGCGTATTCAGAAGGAAGCGAAAGGTAAGAAATTCCTTAACTTGTTCTGTTATACGGCAACGGCAACGGTTCATGCAGCGGTGGGTGGAGCAAGTACCACCACCAGTGTCGACCTGTCCAACACCTATCTGGACTGGGGTCGTAAAAATCTGGCGTTGAACGGTTTGAGCGAAGTGCGCCACCGCTTTGAGCGGGAAGATTGCCTGAAGTGGATTGAACGGGATAAAAACGATTATGACCTGATTTTTATCGACCCGCCCACTTTCTCAAACTCCAAGAAGTTCGAAGGCGTGTTTGATGTGCAGCGTGATCATGGTCATCTGATCAAACTGGCAATGCGTCGTTTGAATGAAGGCGGTACCCTGTACTTTTCCAACAACTTCCGTCGTTTCAAGCTGGATGAGAAGGTAGAGGCTGAGTTTGAGGTGAAAGAAATTTCCGGTCAGACCGTTGATAAGGATTTTCAGCGTCGCAGCAATATTCACCGCAGCTGGATGATTCGCCACAAGGCTTAATGCTTTTTTATACAAATACCATCGTTCCTGTGAAGGCGGGAATGATGGTACAAAGTTTACAGAGGCTTCTCTTTGACCTTCCAGCGGCAGAGCGGTTTATCTCGCGGAAAAAACCGCAGAAGTGGATGGTCGCCCTGATTTTGTGACATTGTTGCAGGGTCTGGAAGCTATTGGTAAGCCGGGGTCGTTAATCGATAGTGAAAAAGACAGTCGTCGTCAGTAGGGGCAGAGTGACCAGACGCAGTATCCCTGCCTGCTGAAATGCGGCCTTTTTGCTCTGGTTAGGTGATTAAATCATTGTTGGCTATAATTTCCTGAAGTGATGGTTGCTCTCTCCAAAAAAAAGGGAGGCAATAATAGTGAAACTAGTTTTTAAGACAAGAAATAACCATTCAGTTTTTTCCTATTGGAATAAACAGAGTGGGCATGCTGTTTTTAACAAAGCAGGTATTTGCACTGGTATGGTGGTGGTCTGGATAAAAAAGAGCATAGCTTCAGAAGGAAGAGGCTTAAAAGAATTTGGTGATACTGATATAAAAATAAGCTCAATTATCCAGGCGTCGTTCACATGGAAGCATCTGTTTCCTTCTAAAGGCTTGCCTTACCCTGATGGCATTCCTATTTTATTACAAAACCAAGAATTAATTTCTTTGCGTAGCACATTTGGACAAATGACGGTAGACCGCGAGCGTATTGCTGAATGGATGTTAGAAAAGACTGGACATTTTATTTTAATGTTTTTTTCCAAAGATGGTGAAAACTCGTTGTACAACGGTCATTCAATAGGCTTTCGGAATGAAAATAGTGTGCTGGAACAGTTTGACCCCAATCTCGGGCTTTTCTGGTATGACAATATAGAACAATTTAAGAGCTATATAGCTGCTCGTCTTAGTGTTGTTTACTCAGGTCTTGATGGTAACTGGTATCTCCACAATGTAGGGTTGGATACGTGAGTTTCCTTTTTGCAATAGTGGAGCCGGGTTGTCTGAGTCAGGAGACGATGAGCCTGTCTGTACCGAATATGAATTGTGCAGGCTGTGTGGCAAAAGTCGAACAGACACTCAAATCTGTTAACTATGTTAAGGATGCCCGGGTTAATCTCGCGGAAAAAAGCCACAGGAGTGGATGGTCGCCCTGGTGTTGTGACATTGTTGCAGGCTCTGGAAGCTATTGGTTAGCCGGGGTCGTTAATCGATAGTGAAGAAGACAGTCGTCGCCAGGTGGGGGAGGGTGTCAAAAGCAGCGTTAATCTTTTCCGGGGGGATTTTTCCATAGGGCAAGAGTCGCCGCGTGCTATTTTCAGGTTATAATAGCGCACTTCCTTACAATTAACATTTGGCTGGTCTTTGTTTGTGAATGACTGGTCATCACCGGACCCGGATTGAATGTTCAGACCCTTACCCTTTTTCATTGGTTTGCGGTATACGCGAGCCAAGCGGCGAAATCATTTTATTTCCTTTATTTCGCTGATGTCGATGATCGGGCTGACGCTCGGTGTGTGTGTACTGATTATCGTTATGTCGGTGATGAACGGCTTTGACCGGGAATTGCGCACCCGGATTCTGGGTATGGTTCCCCACGCTTCTATTACCGCGGTCAGTGGAGGCATGCCGGAGTGGCAGGAGGTGCTGGAACGGGCTGTTGAGTTCGACGGAGTGGAAGCCGCTGCGCCGTTTATTGACGGTCAGGGCATGCTGGCGAACGGGACTTCTGTTCGTGGTGCCATGGTCTATGGCATTGAGCCTGAGTATGAGAAGCAGGTATCCATCATCAATGACCACATGGTTCAGGGGTCACTGGATGATCTGAAACCGGGGGAGTTCGGGATTGTTCTGGGTGAGCTGTCTGCCCAGTATCTCGGTGTGACACTTGGCGACAAAGTGACCATGGTGCTGCCGGAAGCCAATGTAAATCTGGCGGGCGTGTTCCCAAGGATGCGACGCTTTACCGTGGTCGGGTTGTTCTCTGTGGGGGCTGATCTGGACGGCAGTCTTTCCTACATCAATATTCAGGATGCCGCTCGTTTTTTGCGGGTACCGGAAGGTGTGGAAGGTATTCGCCTGAAAATGCACGATCTGTTCCGGGCTCCGGCTATCGCCTGGGATCTGGCGATGACGCTGCCCGGGCGTTATTTTGTGCAGGACTGGACCCGCACCCAGGGACGTTTGTTTCAGGCCATCCAGATGGAAAAAACCATGGTCGGTTTACTGCTGACTCTGATTGTTGCCGTGGCCGCGTTTAATATTGTTTCTACTCTGATCATGGTGGTGACCGATAAGCAGTCTGATATCGCTATCCTGCGAACACTGGGGGCCAGCCCTAGAACCATTATGGGCATCTTTATGGTACAGGGTTCTCTGATCGGCATCATTGGTACGGTGCTGGGTGTGGTGCTGGGCGTGATTGCTGCCTTGAATGTGGCCGATATTGTGGCAACTATTGAACGGGTGCTGAGTATTCGCTTCCTGAGTCCTGATGTCTATTTTATTTCCTATCTCCCTTCTGAACTTAAATGGCAGGATGTTGCTGTGATCAGTGTGGCGGGTCTGTTGATGAGTTTTCTGGCAACTCTGTACCCGGCCTGGCGTGCTTCCAAAACTCAACCGGCGGAGGCGTTGCGCTATGACTGAGCAGGTAAACGACGTATTAAAATGTACGGCTCTGGCAAAGAGTTTTGATGAAGGACCACAGGAACTGAAGGTTCTGAAGGATGTTAATCTGTTCGTTTCACCTTCTGAGCGTATCGCTATCGTGGGGGCTTCCGGTTCCGGCAAAACCACGCTGCTGCAGCTGCTGGCAGGGCTGGATCAGCCCAGTTCCGGTGAAGTGCTGGTCTGTGGGCATAACCTGGCACACATGAAAGACCGGGAGCAGAACCGCCTGCGTAACCAGCATCTGGGTTTTGTCTATCAGTTTCATCATCTGTTGCCAGAGTTTACCGCACTGGAAAACGTTTCCATGCCGCTGCTATTACGCAAGGGACTGTCTTTGAAAACGGTACGGCAGCAGTCAGAGCAGATGCTGGAGCTGGTAGGAATGTCACACAGGATCAAGCACAAGCCTGCTGAATTATCGGGTGGTGAACGACAGCGTGTGGCTATTGCCAGGGCGCTGGTGACGCAGCCGGACCTGGTGTTTATGGATGAGCCGACCGGTAACCTGGACCCGAATACTGCTGGCAGGGTTCATGAACTGATGGCT from Endozoicomonas sp. NE40 includes:
- the rlmKL gene encoding bifunctional 23S rRNA (guanine(2069)-N(7))-methyltransferase RlmK/23S rRNA (guanine(2445)-N(2))-methyltransferase RlmL, yielding MSSIEFFASCPKGLEYLLAQELEQLGAQTVQETVAGVSFSGGLEVAYRGCMWSRLASRILLRLGEINSATKEQLYDGVKSFEWDDHLDSNSSFRIDFTGSTPDINHTRFGAQVVKDAIVDQLRDEHGWRPSVNASNPDLRINVHARGEKAFVSVDLSGQSLHQRGYRLEAGTAPLKENLAAALLIRAGWQEKMKTGATLVDPMCGSGTLLIEGAMMMADIAPGLMRARFGFDRWMGHVPKIWMNILEEARERRKVGLANVQSSIIGFEGLSSVAHRAKANLERMGLSRLVSVRQQELKDLQLDADLPTGLVICNPPYGERMGDEASLVYLYQHLGEKLKQNCPGWEAAIFTGTPALVRSLGMGPKKTYSLFNGALPCKLFLYDIREKQEQPVSASAEQKSASTPSTNIPSVTFRSEGATMFGNRLKKNLRTIGKWARKSKIQCYRLYDADMPEYAVAVDVYGDWVHVQEYAAPASINEEKAKERLLEALGVIPEILEIPREHVVFKQRKRQSGTSQYNRVDEVGQMMEVEEGGCRLLVNLRDYLDTGLFLDHRQMRLRIQKEAKGKKFLNLFCYTATATVHAAVGGASTTTSVDLSNTYLDWGRKNLALNGLSEVRHRFEREDCLKWIERDKNDYDLIFIDPPTFSNSKKFEGVFDVQRDHGHLIKLAMRRLNEGGTLYFSNNFRRFKLDEKVEAEFEVKEISGQTVDKDFQRRSNIHRSWMIRHKA
- a CDS encoding heavy-metal-associated domain-containing protein; the protein is MSLSVPNMNCAGCVAKVEQTLKSVNYVKDARVNLAEKSHRSGWSPWCCDIVAGSGSYWLAGVVNR
- a CDS encoding lipoprotein-releasing ABC transporter permease subunit, whose translation is MFRPLPFFIGLRYTRAKRRNHFISFISLMSMIGLTLGVCVLIIVMSVMNGFDRELRTRILGMVPHASITAVSGGMPEWQEVLERAVEFDGVEAAAPFIDGQGMLANGTSVRGAMVYGIEPEYEKQVSIINDHMVQGSLDDLKPGEFGIVLGELSAQYLGVTLGDKVTMVLPEANVNLAGVFPRMRRFTVVGLFSVGADLDGSLSYINIQDAARFLRVPEGVEGIRLKMHDLFRAPAIAWDLAMTLPGRYFVQDWTRTQGRLFQAIQMEKTMVGLLLTLIVAVAAFNIVSTLIMVVTDKQSDIAILRTLGASPRTIMGIFMVQGSLIGIIGTVLGVVLGVIAALNVADIVATIERVLSIRFLSPDVYFISYLPSELKWQDVAVISVAGLLMSFLATLYPAWRASKTQPAEALRYD
- a CDS encoding ABC transporter ATP-binding protein, with amino-acid sequence MTEQVNDVLKCTALAKSFDEGPQELKVLKDVNLFVSPSERIAIVGASGSGKTTLLQLLAGLDQPSSGEVLVCGHNLAHMKDREQNRLRNQHLGFVYQFHHLLPEFTALENVSMPLLLRKGLSLKTVRQQSEQMLELVGMSHRIKHKPAELSGGERQRVAIARALVTQPDLVFMDEPTGNLDPNTAGRVHELMADLSRELTTSFIVVTHDMAFAEQMDKTYLLTDGSLVLS